The Gopherus flavomarginatus isolate rGopFla2 chromosome 18, rGopFla2.mat.asm, whole genome shotgun sequence genome segment cagggccctgccgtgccaggggctgcacagaccccacccccgactgagatcagggccccggcgtgccgggcgctgcacagaccccactcccgactgagatcagggccccggcatgccgggtgctgcacagaccccacccctgactgagatcagggccccggcatgccgggcgctgcacagacctcactcccgactgagatcagggccccagcgTGCCGGGCGCTGTACAGACCTCAcctccaactgagatcagggcatcGTCGCGCCTGGAGCTGTGCAGAAACACCCCACccccgactgagatcagggccccatcacaCCGGGAGCTGCACAGACTCcacccccaactgagatcagggccccatcacaCCGGGAGCTGCACAGACTCcacccccaactgagatcagggccctgttgcgctgggcgctgcacagaccccaccccaactgagatcagagccccggcgtgccgggcgctgcacagaccccaccCCAACTGAGATTAGGGCCCCGGcgcgccaggcgctgcacagaaacaaccccctcccctccaactgagatcagggtcctgttgcgccaggcactgcacagaaacacacacatacccccgCCTGAGATCGGGCCCATCACGCTAGGCGCTGCACACagaccccagccccacctgagaTCAGGGGCCCAtcatgccgggcgctgcacagaccccgcCCCCgactgagatcggggccccggcacgccgggcgctgcacacagaccccagccctgactgagatcagggccccggcacgccgggcgctgcacacagaccccagcccccactgagatcaggggcccgtcgcgccgggcgctgcacagaccccacccccgactgagatcagggccccgtcacgccgggcgctgcacagaccccacccctgactgagatcagggccccgtcttGGTGAGCGCTGCACAGAAACAACCCCCTCCcgcccaactgagatcagggtcctgttgcgccaggcactgcacagaaacacacactcacccacaactgagatcagggccccgtcgcacCTGGTGCTGCACTGCCCCCCccacaactgagatcagggccccgtcgcgccTGGCgctgcactgccccccccccccccacaattgagatcagggccccgtcgcgccTGGCgctgcactgccccccccccccacaactgagatcagggccccgtcgcacctggcgctgcacagaaacaccccctccccactgagATCAGGGGCCTATcgcgccaggcgctgcacagacaacAAGACACTGCCCTGGGCCTGAACCTACACAGATGAAGGCAAGACCCTGCTGGAGCCGTTGCGTCACAGCGTGGACTCAGGAGCTGTCCTGGAGCCGGTGCTCGCAGTCAGCTCTCCCACGCCCTCGCCACTAGGCCAGCCTCCCTCCCGGGTGAGGCCAACAGCCATCGCCGCAAGGTTAACGAACAGGCTCCGGCCCCCCTCCCGCCCACGCAGCCCCCGTTCGTAGCCCTACCCCTGCGGCAGCCAGCTTCCTTCCAGAGCGCAGCCAGGCCCCGCCGGGCAGGGAACGCACGAGGCCGGCAGATACAGCTGCAGAGGCCTGGGTCCTTCCCCGGGCGGCCGGCTTTGGGAGCCGCAAGAGGAACGGAAGCGACAGGAAATGGGTTTGCAGAAGGGGAGCGAGAAAGTGACGGGAGAGCAGAACAGAGCGTGCGAGGGGTGGGGGCCATACCCCAGAACCCcaaacctgctgcccccagctccctgctggcGTGGGGGTGATGCCCCACACCGCTCCTTAGCCTCAGGGCCCTGTCTGTGCACCCTAGAACCTGCCTACGGCTGTCTCTGGGTAGCGCCTGGTGCAACAGGGCCCTGACATCAGCTGGGCTGGGATCTGCTCTCGCTGAGTCTGGACCGTgcccggcacgacggggccccaatctcagccaGGCAGGGACCCTCTCTCGCTGGGTCTGGACCGTgcccggcacgacggggccccaatctcagccaGGCAGGGACCCTCTCTCGCTGGGTCTGGACAGTGCCCGCCAtgacggggccccgatctcagccAGGCAGGGACCCTCTCTCGCTGGGTCTGGACGGTGCCTGGCACgacggggccccaatctcagctgggCAGGGACCCAGCCTCCCTGGTGCAGGGTCATCAgcttcctcccattccctgcccttcAGAACGGCCTCAGCAGCACCGCCATGGGCGAGTCCAAAGCTGGAACCGaggccctgcaccccagcccttccacggTGAACTTGGGGCTCCCCGGACCAGCACTGAGCTGGCAACTAACGGCAAAGGCCGAACAGTCACTATCTTACAATAATGCCCCCCTGGCACGGGGCCACAGAAGCCCGTCTGGGTGGCGAACGAAAAGAAGAGGGGAGGGCTGGAGACACGCTGAGGTTACGCTAATTACACTGCCATTTCAGAACTGGATTGTGCGGGGAAGAGGAGTGACTTCACACTGAGCCCACCCGGCCACTGGCAGGTCTCGGCTCCTAGCAGGAGGATTTAGCAGCTGAGAGCTTTGGGCCGGGGACTGTGCTACCCTGTGCAGCGCCTAGCGCAACAGAGCCTGGGCAATGGTGAATGAAACGTGATTAACGATGAGGGCCCCGACTGGAGAGAAAGGGACCCtcgtgccccattccccacccccctgagccagccagtccctgccccggggccgggtgggagccagcgcccctaGAGCGGacaggccccaggccccattccctgcccccctatcCCACAATACACGGGTGAGGAATTCTGTCACCAAGGTACCAGAAACGCCCGCACCCCCCCCCAAGTTGCTACCGATGCTGCTGGCACTAGCCATGGCATGAAGATGGGGCACTCCGCCTAGGCCATGGCAcgctgccacccagccacctgcATAGGGCCTTCACCCTTCCGGTGGCCAGGTCAGCCCGACGCCAGGAGCCACGCAGGCCGTTGCCTCCCCAGAGAGCCGCCCGCTGGAGGCCACGGCCGCTAGGACATCCACCCACCAGGCTCATGCTGAGCCCCTCCACCTGCACACGCCGGATGCACCTTCGCCCCAACAATAGGGGAGTCGCAGGTACCTCACCCTGGGCCCCACTTCAgaggagagaaactgaggcacggagaaggGACTCACCCCTCCACTGTCACCtggccaggcagtggcagaggccgcgagagaccccaggagtcctggctcccagcgccccctccTAAACCCGCCACACAGAACTGGGGCACAGGCTCCGTCTCCCTCCAACACGGGGGCTGGATTCCTTTAGCTCCCCCCCGACCGTGACGCGAGCGGAGGGTGAGATTTGGGGGGGCTGCAGAGAGCACATTTATGCAGCACCAAGCAGGGAGTTGGGCTgagacacccccacaccccccgAAGTGACTGGCGCCGTCCCCAGCCGGACAGAGCCCCCAGGGCCGAGGCAGGAtccccggggtgtgtgtgtctctatGGGCCCGCGGGGGTATCCCCAGGGCATCTCAGGGGGACTCCCTCGACCCAGCTCAGGGGTCTGTGGGGGGCCCCAGCCATACCCAGGTGGGTCGATAGGGGGTCCCAATGGGGGGTCTGTGGTCGAGGGGGACCCTGCTTGGGGGGGCCTTAGAGAGTCCCTAATGGGGGGAGGGACCCCAGGGGGGTCTCTGAGGGTCCCAATCAGGTCAAGGGGGCAATGGAGGGAGTCCTGAGGGGCAATGGGGGgggtcccggcccaggggatccggggccccgggggggcaatggggggggtcccggcccaggggatccggggccccgggggggcaatgggggggggtcccggcccaggggatccggggccccgggggggcaatggggggggtcccggcccaggggatccggggccccggggggggcaatggggggggtcggggggggtcccggcccaggggatccggggccccggggggggcaatggggggggtcgggggggtcccggcccaggggatccggggccccggggggggcaatggggggtcccggcccaggggatCCGGGTGGGGCAATGGGGGGGGTCGGGgggtcccggcccaggggatCCGGGGCCCCAggggggggcaatggggggggTCCCGGCTCAGGGGATCCGGGGCCCCAggggggggcaatggggggggTCCCGGCTCAGGGGATTCGGGGCCCCGGGGGGGGCAATGGGgggtcccggcccaggggatccggggccccgggggggggcaatggggggtcccggcccaggggactcggggccccgggggggggcaatGGGGGGTCCCGGCCCAGGGTCCCGGCGCTCCCCGCGGGGCTGAGAGGCCAACATGGCGGCCACCGAAAGACGCAGCTTACCGGGCCCCCCCTGGGTCTCCTGGCACCGCCGCGATCCCACAATGCCCCGCGCCCGGAACCAGCCTGCGGCCGCTCTGCCGCCCCGTCTCACTGCCGGGGCCCCCCCCCGTCTCCGGGGCAACGCGCATGCGCCGAGCGGACCCTTCCTTCGCCCTCGCCGGGAGCCGGCACATGCGCACACTTCGCACGATGGGGGGGGAGGACCGCGCCCGCGAGAATTCTAGGCCCCGCCTCCCAGCGGATACGCATGCCCAGTTCGGGTGCCTGTTTCCCCGGGAAGATGCGCATGCGCCACACTCCCATTTTTTTTCAACCCCGCCCAACACCTAATGCGGTGCCCATGCGCAGAATAACCTCTCCGCGTTCCAGCCCAGATACAGCGCATGTTACGCCGGTACCTCAGGAAGTGCGCATGCGTATATTGTGCGCCCCGCCTACGAATGTGCGCGTGCGCCTTGTAAATAGGCCGAATGGGTCCTTAGGCGCGCATGCGCCTGACGCAGAGCCAGTCCTCGCCCCTCTCCGGCTCGTTCCCGCCCCTACGCCACGCGCCGTGGCGCATGCGCAGGGGCCACTGGCTGCCAATTAACATTTAAATTAAGGAGGGAACGTTGCGGTGCTTAGCATACATTTGCATATCCAGGTAAGTAACAGCCTGAGTCTGTGACATCACCATGCCATGTGACATCATAGCTGAGCAACAGCACCAACCAACATGACATCATCACTCCACATGACATCACCAGTGTGTGACACCCAGTGCAGGCACATCCTCAGTGTGACATCATCACCCTGACACAGCCACTCCCAGGAGGTGACCTCATCTCCTGATGTGACATCACATGCTGGCTGGTGATGTCACTCTGCTGTGCTATCTCACTGCAGGGCACGTCATCATGGTGTGACAGCAAAACTGAGACTCACTGACATCATCACTCTAAACTGCATCATCAGCTAGATCACATGTGACATCAGCACTTTGGTCTAATTGCTGTGGGTGTGACATCATCACGGTAACCTCATCAGCTAGAAtacccctagaggggaaaggcccattccctgccccactgAACCAGCCAGTCTCTGCCCTGGGGATGGATGGGAGCCAACGCCCCCTAGAGGAGAAAGGCCACGTGCCACattccacaatgccccacacctTTGCCTAGGTCCCAGCTCCACCCATGATCCCCccgcctccctgcccccagcagccctggcATCCCCCAGGAAACAGAAAAGGATCCACCCACTGCAGAACTTTTATTAGAAAACCATCAGCAACAAGAACACAGGAACAGGCAGAGTAGGAGGACCCCAAGTTGCACCCCttgccccagcaccccaaccctgccccctagACCCTGCACGTGGGGAGCATGTGACAGCAATGGGCATAGCACCTACTCTCTGGTTTCCCAAGTCAGATGGCAACCCCCACCCTCAGGTGGGCCCAGCTCAGGGCCAGAACCCCCTAAAAGGGAAagccccgtgccccattcccagctcccccccgcatCCAGCCAGTCCCCACCCCGGCAGCACCCCCTAGAGACCTCACCGGAGGGGAAGTGTTCTCAGATTAACCCCTCGCTGCCTGGATTCACCATTACAAATCgagtggcagggaggagggggtgtcTCTCGCAGGATCTACACGGAACAAACAGGGGCCAGAAGGCTCCTGGTTCTGATCCAGCCAAGGGCCCTTTTTCTCTCTGGGGTGGCTCcggcccctctccccagccccatggGTTGGGGGGGGGTACAGCTGGGGGTCCCTCTTGGAAAAGCTGCTCACATGGGACACACAGAAAAGGCCAAGAGGAAACCACCATTCTGAGAGGTGGGCACCTCAGGGAAGCCACCGATCTGGGGGTGGACACCAGGAGCACCAAGACCAGTCACAGAtccaggggggggggggggacaccagGGGCAGTCACCGATCCATGCTGCTCTCCTCGGGGGGTGTCTGAAAGCAGACACGCTGGAGCTGCTCGCAGAACTCCAGCTCCTCCTAGGGGGACACAAGGTGCAGGGGTGAGCGTGGCCAGCCTCCTTGCCCCACACACGGCTTGGGGGGCAGCAGAGACGCCAGCGCGGTGGGAAAGTTCCCAAGCTAAGTGGGGTTCAGGTGAGTCGTAGCGTGGATGGGAGACCCAGCAGGGTGTtgcggggcgggggctcagcagggggcactctccccaggGAGTCAGTGCTGGCGCGGGCACTACGGGGAACTGTGCTGCAGACTAAGCAGGAGGCCCAGTCCTGGCACTGCTGCTAGGAAGTTCACCACAGTCCAGCTGATGTCCCGCTTGGGCAGGAACCTGGGGTAGGTGGAAGCAGGGACAGTAGGGAGCGAGGACTGCTCTGACTCCCACATACCCATCAGGGTGGAGCAAGGACAGAGATTTTCTAACAGCCGGGCTGCCTGGGCACCAGCTCACCCACAAATGCCTGGAGATGCTCGTGGAGGGGACGGAGTAGATCTGGGATCATTACTGGATAGCATATGGCATGCATTGATCCAAGTACCAGGCAGACGGGGGCAGAGGGCAGTGCCAGGTGGGACACAGCATGCGgccagaggggatggagggtggtGCCCCATAGCGCCAGGCCGGGGGGGAACGCGCAGCTAGTGGGGacaggcaggggcagcgcctCCAGTGCCAGGCGGAGGAGATGAGGCACGGCTGGAGGGTGGTGCCTCTGGATGACACATGGATGGCTCTGTCCCGAAAGAGCTGCCACCTCCCCCAACCCCGATCCCTACCTGgaactcctcctgctgctgcagcagctggcagcgctccctcagcagctcctccagcgcaAGCTGCGGCTCCCGGCACTCCCGCACCCCCTGGGGAAAATCCGTCACCaggctgcggggggtgggggtggggaaacagaTGGGGGGTTATTCTCAGCACAGCCCCATTACTCCCACTGACTACCAGACCCAATCTCCCAGCTCTACCCACTAGGCCCCACGCCCCTCAAGtactgggaagggaacccagaagCCCTGGACCCCCTGTGCCCATCTCACCTGCAGAGGGCCCCCAGGACGTGTTCATGgaaggggctgtgctcagagcggATCAGAGCCACCAGCTGCTGCACCATCCCCATGGAGCACAGGGTCTCTGGAGAGGGAGAGCAGCGAGTCAGGGGCCTGGAGCACGgccgggctgggggagggggacaggacaCAGAGGATGATCATCCCCCCAGTGCCAGgttggggtgggagaggcagggccaggtGGGGGGCATAGGGCCATGCCTGGCCGGGCAGACGGGGCAGGGACGGGTTGGGGCAGAGGGCCGGGCGGGAGGCAGAGGGCTGTGCCCAGCTGGGCAGACGGGGCAGGGACGGGTTGGGGCAGAGGGCCGTGCCCAGATGGGGTAGGGCCATGCGAGAGGCAGAGGGCCGTGCCCGGCCGGGCAGACGAGGCAGGGCCAAGTGGGGGTAGAGGGCCGTGCCCGGCCGGGCAGACGAGACAGGGCCGGGCGGGAGGCAGAGGGCCGTGCCCGGCCGGGCAGACGAGACAGGGCCGGGCGGGAGGCAGAGGGCCGTGCCCGGCCGGGCAGACGAGACAGGGCCGGGCGGGAGGCAGAGGGCCGTGCCCGGCCGGGCAGACAGGCCAAGGCTGGGAAGAGAAAGAAGGTGGCACCCAGCCGGGCAGACGGGATAGGGCCGGGTGCGGGCAGAGGGCAGAGCCCCCCAGCCTCCCGGAGGCCCCTCACCTTTGTGCTCCGGGTGGTCCAGCAGCAGGTTCTGCAGCAGGAAGGCGGATTTGACCTTGAGCTTCTCCACAGGGCTCTGCATGGCGCGCATCAGCACCGAGAAGCCGTCCAGCCGCAGGAACTGCTGCAGGCCGCCCTCCTGGGCGCGCACCAGGCCTGGCgccggggagaggggcagagaaagCCTCAGCAGGGGCAATGCACACAGCTCCTCCCCGCGCTGCAATGCCGTCCCTGGCCTCCGGGGGCAGAGGAGAGCAAGAGTTCTGCTCccccccctgcgcccccccgGCTACCACGGGGCCAGTAATCTCTAGGGCTGtggagctggtgccccctagaggggacaggccccgtgcCCCATCCCTACCTCTCACCCTGCAGCCAGACAGGAGCCAGCAACCCCTCCAGGCGACAGGCCTCGtgccccattctgcccccccggcaccccctgCAGGACTCACAGGAGATGGCGAAGAGCGCCTTGACACGCACCACGTCGGCCCCGTCGTGGTCCAGCAGGCGCAGCAGCTTACGCATGCAGCCCAGCGCcagggcctgctcctgcacctTGGGCACATTCTGGGCACAGGTGCCCACGAGGTGGGCAGCGCGCCAGCGCAGCTCCGGGATGGGGTGCTCCAGGTAGCGATGAGCCAGCAGCCGCATCCCATCCAGCTTGCAGaaatctgggaggggaggggggcgccCATGACAGCAGGGGCCCCGGAGACCATACGGTGCCCATGGGGGTTCTCAGGCAGCTCCGGCTGGGCACTCCCTAGGGTCACCCGCTCAGGGACTCACTTACATGGTTCACCCCCCGTGACCCAGCCCCCATTCAGGGGGCCCTAGCTCAGAGATCAGGCCTCCTTGGGGGGCAGCCCTGGTGCCCTGACAATCCACACCCCAGAACCCTGACTTCCATTTCTCCCAAAACATCACCCTCCACTTCCCAGTCCACCCACTGTTCCCACTCCCCCCCCAGCACTCCCAGGAATCATCCCCCTTCCCGGCTCCCTCCTGcgtgctcccctcctgccccccagaactccctG includes the following:
- the HSPBP1 gene encoding hsp70-binding protein 1 isoform X2, which translates into the protein MSGQDGGAQSGEWGARGAVGDPLVPAGGVGRQRHPTGRVPSADTVSGHVAEAPGLWPRTAPAMAEGGAGGNQPPREHPQNLQGLLQMAITAGNAEPSQLEPMSDERRQWLQEAMAQAFRGQLEEVEQMKECLRVLEAVSPGGEGGETSEPAEGDPSRQASALELLAELCENLDNAADFCKLDGMRLLAHRYLEHPIPELRWRAAHLVGTCAQNVPKVQEQALALGCMRKLLRLLDHDGADVVRVKALFAISCLVRAQEGGLQQFLRLDGFSVLMRAMQSPVEKLKVKSAFLLQNLLLDHPEHKETLCSMGMVQQLVALIRSEHSPFHEHVLGALCSLVTDFPQGVRECREPQLALEELLRERCQLLQQQEEFQEELEFCEQLQRVCFQTPPEESSMDR
- the HSPBP1 gene encoding hsp70-binding protein 1 isoform X3 — its product is MAEGGAGGNQPPREHPQNLQGLLQMAITAGNAEPSQLEPMSDERRQWLQEAMAQAFRGQLEEVEQMKECLRVLEAVSPGGEGGETSEPAEGDPSRQASALELLAELCENLDNAADFCKLDGMRLLAHRYLEHPIPELRWRAAHLVGTCAQNVPKVQEQALALGCMRKLLRLLDHDGADVVRVKALFAISCLVRAQEGGLQQFLRLDGFSVLMRAMQSPVEKLKVKSAFLLQNLLLDHPEHKETLCSMGMVQQLVALIRSEHSPFHEHVLGALCSLVTDFPQGVRECREPQLALEELLRERCQLLQQQEEFQEELEFCEQLQRVCFQTPPEESSMDR
- the HSPBP1 gene encoding hsp70-binding protein 1 isoform X1; the encoded protein is MSGQDGGAQSGEWGARGAVGADPLVPAGGVGRQRHPTGRVPSADTVSGHVAEAPGLWPRTAPAMAEGGAGGNQPPREHPQNLQGLLQMAITAGNAEPSQLEPMSDERRQWLQEAMAQAFRGQLEEVEQMKECLRVLEAVSPGGEGGETSEPAEGDPSRQASALELLAELCENLDNAADFCKLDGMRLLAHRYLEHPIPELRWRAAHLVGTCAQNVPKVQEQALALGCMRKLLRLLDHDGADVVRVKALFAISCLVRAQEGGLQQFLRLDGFSVLMRAMQSPVEKLKVKSAFLLQNLLLDHPEHKETLCSMGMVQQLVALIRSEHSPFHEHVLGALCSLVTDFPQGVRECREPQLALEELLRERCQLLQQQEEFQEELEFCEQLQRVCFQTPPEESSMDR